The following is a genomic window from Streptomyces chrestomyceticus JCM 4735.
GGCGGCGACGGCGTCGAGCAGCAGGGCCTTCGCCTGCTCGTACGGGCCTTCGATGCCGATGCGGATGGCGGAAGGGGCGATGCCCCGACCAGCGCTCGCGCCGGTACCGGTGTGGTCGAGCAGTGCCTCGTCGATGCTGTGCCGCGCCATCAGCTCCTGCGCCTTGGCCGACAGGGCCTCCGCCTCGTCCGGGTAGTCCGTCGCCTCGGCCTTGGCCAGCAGGCCGCGGATACGGCCCAGGGTCCGGGACTCGGCGGGCGTGCTCGCGCGCGCCGGAGCGGCGGCCGGGAGGGGCGTGATGCGGGGCAGCCGCGCCAGGACGCGCAGCGCTGCCAGTACGTCGTACGTCGTCTCGAAGCGCGAGCTGCGGCGGCGGTGCGCCAGCTCCTGCATGTAGCGGGCGTCCGACTGCCACCAGGTCTCGGCTCCGAGGTCGCGTAGCTGGGCCGCCCAGCGGGGCCCTCGGGCGCGTTCCGCCGCCCGGCCCGCGCGCTGCGCCTCGGCCGCCATCGCGTCCACGACGACGGCGGTACGCGGGCCGCCGCCCGTCTCTCGCCGTACGATCCGCTCCAGGTCGGCGGGCTGCCAGCCGCCCTGCCAGCAGCGCCGTACGCCGTCCTCCGCCGCGGCCAGCAGCGCGGCGCTGACGGCTTCCGGGCCTTCGGGCGCCGCCGCCAGCATCGAGGCGCCGGCTTCCAGGGCGTCCTCGGCGGGCGTCCCGTCCTCGGCGTACCGGACGGTACCGAGAACGGTGCCGACCAGTTCACCGGCCGCCGCCCGGCCGCCCCGCTGCCGCTGTCCGTCGTCGCGCTTGCTCACGTGGTCACGATACGGAGGGCGGGCCCCCGCCTGCGCACCGGCGGGGGTCCGCCCTCGGAGGGAGAGGGGAGCGCTACTTCACGGCGCTGCCCGCCACCCACTCGTTCCAGTCCATGTTCCAGCCATTGAGGCCGTTGTCCGGCTTGATGGTCTTGTCCGGGGAGTTGATCATGTGGACGACGTCGCCGATCAGCGAGTTCTGGTAGAACCAGGCGCCGTCCGTGCCGGGGTCGCCGGCGCCCTTCACGTCCTCCAGGCCGATGCAGCCGTGGCTGGTGTTGGCGTTGCCGAAGATGCCCTTGCCCCAGTAGTTGCCGTGCAGGAACGTGCCGGAGCTGGACAGCCGCATGGCGTGCGGGACGTCGGGGATGTCGTACTCACCCTTGCCGTCGTTGTTGGTGAAGCCGACCGTGGAGCCGTCCATCCGAGTCTGCTGGTACTTCTCCGAGATGACCATCTTGCCGTTGTACGTCGGGTGGTCCTTGCTGCCCGCGGAGATCGGGATGGTCTTGATCGTCTTGCCGTCGCGGACCACCGTCATCTGGTGCGTCTTGGCGTCGACCGTGCTGACCTGGGAGCGGCCGATCTGGAAGTCGACCTTCTTGTTCTGGACGCCCTTGACGCCGGGCGCGGCCTCGACGCCGTCCAGCTTCAGGTCCACGCTGACCTTGGAATGCGGCTTCCAGTAGTCCTTGGGGCGGAAGTCCAGACGCTGGTCGCCGAACCAGTGGCCGACGATCTCCTGGTTGCTGCTGGACGCCACCTTGATCGCGGACTGGACGTCCTTCTTGTTCTTCACGGGCTTGTCGAAGTTGACCGACACCGGCATCCCGACGCCGACGGTCGAGCCGTCCTCCGGCGTGTAGTTGCCTATGAAGCTGTTCTTCGGGGAGACCGTGGTGAAGGTCGAGTGCTCCACCGCCTTGCGGCCGTCGCCGTCGGCGGCGTGCGCGGTGATCGTGTACTTGGTCGAGCGCTCCAGTTGCTTCTTCGGCTGCCAGGACTTGCCGTCGGCGGCGAGCGTGCCCTCGACCGGCTTCTTGCTCTCCCCGGCGGTCATCGTGACGTCGGTGAGCTTGCCGCCGTCGACGGTGACCTTGGCGGCGCTGTTGATGCCCGCGTCGGCGGAGCCGTTCTTCGGTTCGATCTTGATCTTGGCTTCCGAGGCGTCCTTCGCCGCCGCCTCGTCGACCTTCTTCGTGTTGTCCTGGCCGCCCCCGTCACCACCGTCACCGCCACCGCACGCCCCGAGTGTCAGCACACCCCCGAGCAGCGCGGCAGTGGCTATCAGGCCCTTGCGACGCTTGCTGTCCGTCATCACACGATTCTCCATTGCCTTGCTGCCGAACCCGAAAACCCCCGAGCCGGGCGCCGCACCGCAGACTGCCGGCCGACACCATCAGGAACGCCTGTTCCGTTTCGTCCGTTCCATACCTACGGCGGCTGTGGGAAACGCCACGCAACCCCCGTACGGCGACGGGCGTCGAACGGAGATCGCGTGGCGGTCGTACGGGATCGCGTGGCGGTCGTACGGGATCGCATGGCGGCCGTACGGGATCGCGTGACGGTCGTACGCGGTCGTACGGAGATCGTGTGGCGTCGGCCGCGGGCGGCTCCTCAGAAGCGGACGCGCACCCCGTCCGCCGACGTCCCGTCCGCCCCGGCCTCCTCGTCCTCCGGGAAGTCGTCGTCCTCGGCGTCGTGCCCGAGGACCCACTCCGCGTCGGCGTCGTAGTCGATCTCCTCGCTGCTCCAGGACGCCTGTGTCAGCTCCACCCCTGGAACGCCCTCGACCAGGTCGAAGGGGTCCACGAGGTACGCCAGCGCCTCCGCCGGATCGGTCTGGACCGTTTCCCGCGCATGGCCGCGCTCCTCCTCGGGTAGAGAAGGGTCACCGTTGATGTGGTCGAGTGCCGCGCCGGTCAGCCGGTCCGAGTCGGCGACCTCCATGACGAGTTCGACATGGAGCCGGACAAACCGTGATGTCTCGTCGTTGCTCATGTCAGGGAGCGTAAGCACCACCGGCTCCTGACTTCCCCACGACCCGCGGCTGTCACTAACATCTGTTGTCAACGGTCAATTTGCCGAGCCCACAAGGGGGATCGTTTCCGTGCCCGTGACCGCACGTCGACCACTGCTGACCGCCGCAGCCGCGGGATCGGTACTGCTCGCCCTGTGGTTCGTACCGTCCGCGAACGCCACCGTCGAACACGGCGAACGGACGCCGCACGACACCCCCCGGTCGGCCCAGCGGGCCCAGGAGACGCAGTCGCACGCCGCCACGCGGACCGGTACGGACCAGCAGGGTTCCGCGGCCGCGCAGGGGGCACTGCTCGCCGACACCGGCGCGTTCGACACCACGCCGTACGTCGTCGGAGGCGCCGCCTTCCTCGGTATCGGCGCCGGGCTGGTCGGCTTCTCCGTCCGCCGCACCCGCGGCGACGCGGCCTGACCGTCCGGCCTGGCGCAAGCCTGACCGTCCCGACCTGGCAAAGAAGCGCGGAGAACCGCGCGGATCTGCGGAGACGCACGCGGAACAGCGGTGATGTGCGCGGAACGGCGGTGAGTGCGCCGCGGATCCGCAGCCGGCGGCCGGGCGGAGCGGGCCGGGCCCGCCCCACCGGATCAGCGGCCCGCAGACCGGCTGCCCGCCCCGGCCGCCCGCCCCGTCAGGCCAGCTCGCCGGTGACCTCTTCGACCGCCGCGACCAGCCGG
Proteins encoded in this region:
- a CDS encoding DUF2786 domain-containing protein, encoding MSKRDDGQRQRGGRAAAGELVGTVLGTVRYAEDGTPAEDALEAGASMLAAAPEGPEAVSAALLAAAEDGVRRCWQGGWQPADLERIVRRETGGGPRTAVVVDAMAAEAQRAGRAAERARGPRWAAQLRDLGAETWWQSDARYMQELAHRRRSSRFETTYDVLAALRVLARLPRITPLPAAAPARASTPAESRTLGRIRGLLAKAEATDYPDEAEALSAKAQELMARHSIDEALLDHTGTGASAGRGIAPSAIRIGIEGPYEQAKALLLDAVAAANRCQAVWSGDVGFSTLIGFEADLEAAELLYTSLLLQATTAMHRAGDAHHSRGRSRRTRDFRQTFLVAYADRIRARLATVTEATTAEAATDAPGLLPVLAAREVAVAETTGELFPDTAAVRMRGVRDADGWEQGAAAADRARLGHHRAD
- a CDS encoding L,D-transpeptidase, whose translation is MTDSKRRKGLIATAALLGGVLTLGACGGGDGGDGGGQDNTKKVDEAAAKDASEAKIKIEPKNGSADAGINSAAKVTVDGGKLTDVTMTAGESKKPVEGTLAADGKSWQPKKQLERSTKYTITAHAADGDGRKAVEHSTFTTVSPKNSFIGNYTPEDGSTVGVGMPVSVNFDKPVKNKKDVQSAIKVASSSNQEIVGHWFGDQRLDFRPKDYWKPHSKVSVDLKLDGVEAAPGVKGVQNKKVDFQIGRSQVSTVDAKTHQMTVVRDGKTIKTIPISAGSKDHPTYNGKMVISEKYQQTRMDGSTVGFTNNDGKGEYDIPDVPHAMRLSSSGTFLHGNYWGKGIFGNANTSHGCIGLEDVKGAGDPGTDGAWFYQNSLIGDVVHMINSPDKTIKPDNGLNGWNMDWNEWVAGSAVK